A region from the Halosolutus gelatinilyticus genome encodes:
- a CDS encoding carbohydrate ABC transporter permease encodes MSYADQTRSAYGNMINRVPESVRVYLPIVPVMVLVGVFILYPITQAIYSSFFSKSLLSPDDAEFVGAANYLEIWTNPDIHQVLWNTFIWVTVGSIAAIIFGFVLGWLLYEKLPYTSVASAIVLIPWVLPRVVGASIWQFMFGGDQGIINELLVQLGIIDEYLVMLGSGELSLWPPIVGMIWRLAPLFALLTLTSLQGIDEHLYEAARMDGATPWEQFRHITLPLMKYNLAIGFLLMLIYNIRNFSMVWVMTEGGPGVSSSTLPVMIYRTAFVDFNVGLASALSVLLFVVLLVFSYYYIKVYDKLQGEF; translated from the coding sequence ATGAGTTACGCAGACCAGACCCGATCGGCGTACGGAAACATGATCAATCGCGTTCCGGAGTCGGTCAGGGTGTACCTTCCGATCGTCCCGGTGATGGTGCTCGTCGGGGTGTTCATCCTCTACCCGATCACACAGGCGATTTACTCGAGCTTTTTCAGCAAGAGTCTCCTCTCACCGGACGATGCGGAGTTCGTCGGAGCGGCCAACTATCTGGAGATCTGGACGAACCCGGATATCCATCAGGTCCTCTGGAACACGTTCATCTGGGTGACTGTCGGCAGTATCGCCGCGATCATCTTCGGGTTCGTTCTCGGGTGGCTCCTCTACGAGAAGCTGCCGTACACGAGCGTCGCCAGCGCCATCGTGTTGATCCCGTGGGTGCTCCCCCGGGTCGTCGGGGCGTCGATCTGGCAGTTCATGTTCGGCGGCGACCAAGGCATCATCAACGAACTCCTCGTCCAGCTCGGCATCATCGACGAATATCTCGTGATGCTCGGCTCGGGAGAACTCTCGCTGTGGCCGCCGATCGTCGGGATGATCTGGCGGCTCGCGCCGCTTTTTGCCCTGTTGACGCTCACGTCGTTGCAGGGAATCGACGAGCACCTGTACGAGGCCGCACGGATGGACGGTGCAACGCCGTGGGAGCAGTTTCGGCACATCACGCTTCCGCTGATGAAGTACAACCTCGCCATCGGGTTCCTGCTGATGTTGATCTACAACATTCGGAACTTCTCGATGGTGTGGGTGATGACGGAAGGCGGCCCGGGCGTCTCCAGCAGTACGCTTCCGGTGATGATCTACCGGACGGCGTTCGTCGACTTCAACGTCGGTCTCGCATCGGCGCTGTCGGTACTTCTGTTCGTCGTCCTGCTGGTGTTCTCGTACTACTACATCAAGGTCTACGACAAACTCCAGGGTGAATTCTAA
- a CDS encoding BNR repeat-containing protein produces the protein MAIDTNRHDNESNAEVSGSIGRRMVLATSSVFGVASLFGNATAGRNAAGGRDRSRPDALERYDLAENGLGNAQTDTPPFQPRLTTYNDRQYYAYWTQEGSLVVAARDLPDGEWVQTDLDVEIDVRDGHWTPGIGVGPDGHVFLNYNTRDSEIRWRQSTNPEDVRSFGEERVGMTGQNESSVTYLEFTRLIDGTLLAGYREGMSGAGNWMLNRWDPDTEAWEPLQHPLIDGEGEHNSYMWNLVQSEDGMLHYFFNWRETWNVQTNVDLSYARSADGGKTWERSDGTPYTLPITFGEAEIVDPIEPGSNFINQGWASYDPRTGAPHVTYYRDDENGHTQVFHAYLDDGEWVIESATNRTTDIDLGGPGVVASPIGRMGIVVDEDGDVHILTRDFEHGSWPLLVEKIDGEWRTSVLYKRNMTWSDVHIDPARWRADRVLSYVDHQQNVGDVPWSAHSLVGITDVDLERLNRSQRTIDLSEEPDELAVYASTEAVGPPISVASTSFEETNTALALTETTVPATPAYARATVALDESSGATVEARVKIQGAHGTTYGDPVEIVGDGTTHWTKVPQAFRAGFVTVQLRATPDGDEGAIVSETVLEIGYHDPTGGDDAVAPHGGESR, from the coding sequence ATGGCAATAGACACCAACCGACACGATAATGAGTCGAACGCGGAGGTATCGGGCTCGATCGGACGGCGGATGGTTCTCGCGACGAGCAGTGTATTCGGCGTGGCGAGCCTGTTCGGAAACGCCACGGCGGGACGGAATGCCGCCGGTGGTCGTGACCGCAGCCGCCCCGACGCCCTCGAGCGCTACGACCTCGCCGAGAACGGTCTGGGCAATGCGCAGACCGATACGCCGCCGTTCCAGCCCCGGCTGACGACGTACAACGACCGCCAGTACTACGCTTACTGGACCCAGGAGGGGAGCCTCGTGGTCGCCGCCCGCGACCTTCCGGACGGCGAGTGGGTGCAAACCGATCTCGACGTCGAGATCGACGTTCGAGACGGCCACTGGACGCCGGGCATCGGGGTCGGTCCCGACGGACACGTGTTCCTCAATTACAACACGCGTGACTCTGAGATACGGTGGCGTCAGAGCACGAATCCCGAGGACGTACGATCGTTCGGTGAGGAGCGCGTCGGAATGACCGGACAGAACGAGTCGAGCGTCACCTATCTCGAGTTCACGCGGCTAATCGACGGGACGCTACTGGCGGGATACCGCGAGGGAATGTCCGGCGCCGGCAACTGGATGCTAAACCGCTGGGACCCAGACACAGAGGCTTGGGAGCCGCTCCAGCATCCGCTCATCGACGGCGAGGGAGAACACAACTCGTACATGTGGAACCTCGTCCAGTCCGAAGACGGGATGCTCCACTACTTCTTCAACTGGCGTGAGACCTGGAACGTCCAGACCAACGTCGATCTCTCGTACGCGCGAAGCGCCGACGGTGGCAAAACCTGGGAGCGCAGCGACGGGACACCGTACACGCTCCCCATCACGTTCGGGGAGGCGGAGATCGTCGACCCGATCGAACCCGGCAGCAACTTCATCAATCAGGGCTGGGCGAGTTACGATCCGCGAACCGGCGCCCCACACGTCACCTACTACCGCGACGACGAGAACGGCCACACTCAGGTGTTCCACGCGTACCTCGACGACGGCGAGTGGGTGATCGAATCGGCGACGAACCGAACGACGGACATCGACCTCGGCGGTCCCGGCGTGGTCGCGTCGCCGATCGGTCGGATGGGAATCGTCGTCGACGAAGACGGCGACGTTCACATCCTCACTCGAGACTTCGAGCACGGAAGCTGGCCGCTGCTCGTCGAAAAGATCGACGGCGAGTGGCGGACGTCGGTCCTCTACAAGCGGAACATGACCTGGAGCGACGTTCACATCGACCCCGCACGGTGGCGAGCGGACCGCGTTCTCAGCTACGTCGATCACCAGCAGAACGTCGGCGACGTTCCGTGGAGCGCCCACTCGCTGGTGGGGATCACCGACGTCGACCTCGAGCGCCTGAACCGATCGCAGCGGACAATCGACCTCTCGGAGGAGCCGGACGAACTGGCGGTGTACGCGTCCACCGAGGCCGTCGGTCCGCCGATTTCGGTCGCGAGCACGTCGTTCGAGGAGACGAACACGGCGCTCGCGCTCACGGAGACGACCGTCCCGGCGACGCCGGCGTACGCACGGGCGACCGTCGCACTGGACGAGTCGAGCGGTGCCACCGTCGAGGCTAGGGTGAAGATACAGGGAGCGCACGGCACCACGTACGGCGACCCGGTGGAGATCGTCGGCGATGGGACCACCCACTGGACGAAAGTCCCGCAGGCGTTCCGCGCGGGATTCGTCACCGTCCAGCTACGCGCCACGCCGGATGGCGACGAGGGAGCCATCGTCTCCGAAACGGTCCTCGAGATCGGGTATCACGATCCGACGGGCGGCGACGATGCGGTCGCACCGCATGGAGGCGAGTCGCGATGA
- a CDS encoding ABC transporter ATP-binding protein, protein MTRLELDGVTKVFGDPEKDGVVAVDDLHIEVPDGDFLVLLGPSGCGKTTTLRMIGGLENPTEGDVKFDGIVVNDVKARNRDVAMVFQDFALYPHMTVRQNLGFGLKREDNGMSDDEIEQRVTDVAEMLEIDQLLNNKPGQLSGGQQQRVALGRAIIREPRLFLFDEPLANLDAQLRKTMRTEIDELQSEVGITSAYVTHNQEEAMTIADRIAILNHGELQQLGSPDAVFNEPTNLFVAQFVGSPTMNVFTAAVDEREDAYRIDMGTATFDISKRLVNAVIETDEVLVGFRPQDLYRSGNRRIDGPEFDSEIRVIEPVGTEAVVHGDSDAGDVTAKIGGFHELSSGDGLSLTIAPEHIYLFDANTEELLKGRLISERADDQTSADGVEV, encoded by the coding sequence ATGACACGCCTCGAGCTAGACGGTGTCACGAAAGTATTCGGCGATCCCGAGAAAGACGGCGTTGTCGCCGTCGACGACTTACACATCGAGGTTCCCGATGGAGACTTTCTCGTTTTACTGGGCCCCAGCGGCTGTGGAAAGACGACCACGCTCCGCATGATCGGTGGTCTCGAGAATCCGACCGAAGGTGACGTCAAGTTCGACGGAATCGTCGTCAACGACGTCAAAGCGCGAAACCGGGACGTCGCGATGGTGTTTCAGGACTTCGCGTTGTACCCGCACATGACGGTTCGGCAGAATCTCGGTTTCGGTCTCAAACGGGAGGACAACGGCATGAGCGACGACGAAATCGAACAGCGGGTGACCGACGTCGCCGAAATGCTGGAGATCGATCAGTTGCTGAACAACAAACCCGGTCAACTCTCGGGGGGACAACAACAGCGCGTCGCACTCGGCCGGGCGATAATCCGCGAACCGCGCCTGTTCCTGTTCGACGAGCCGCTGGCCAACCTCGATGCACAGCTGCGAAAGACGATGCGAACCGAGATCGACGAGCTCCAGTCGGAGGTGGGTATCACGTCCGCCTACGTGACGCACAACCAGGAGGAGGCGATGACCATCGCCGATCGGATCGCGATCCTCAACCACGGGGAACTGCAGCAACTCGGATCGCCGGACGCGGTGTTCAACGAACCGACGAACCTCTTCGTCGCGCAGTTCGTCGGCAGTCCGACTATGAACGTCTTCACCGCGGCCGTCGACGAGCGCGAGGATGCCTACCGGATCGACATGGGCACCGCGACGTTCGATATCTCCAAGCGACTCGTCAACGCCGTCATTGAGACGGACGAGGTGCTCGTCGGATTCCGCCCGCAAGATCTCTACCGGAGTGGCAATCGGCGAATCGACGGACCGGAGTTCGACTCGGAGATCCGCGTCATCGAACCGGTCGGCACCGAAGCGGTCGTTCACGGCGATTCGGACGCCGGCGACGTCACCGCGAAGATCGGCGGCTTCCACGAACTGTCGTCGGGCGACGGACTCTCGCTGACGATCGCGCCCGAGCACATCTACCTGTTCGACGCGAACACCGAAGAACTCCTCAAGGGGCGACTCATCTCCGAGCGGGCCGACGACCAGACGTCGGCCGACGGCGTCGAAGTCTGA
- a CDS encoding carbohydrate ABC transporter permease produces MATDNTDPTAEFRKNQSWLFDTTAGAYLRKTVVGLVSIIAFLYILFPLYWMAVTAFKTTREIQQTPPTLFPESPSFEGFRQVIESSLQTGGYAGVVESIFGITVSSAINLDVLGIVFNSLKVSIGAGLIAVVLGTIASYVLSRRDFRGKNALMSILLASLMFPGTAIMVPEWELINTLNLYNTHTSLIFIYGAMTAPFVVWLMKGFFDEFPDSIIEASRIDQCSSVETFWYVIVPMARNSLIASFIFAFLLAWNELVFALTLLDNQNYTVPPGLLTFVQGFNTQWNVVAAASIIVSIPVLLGLAYIQRYFVQGLTGGAIKG; encoded by the coding sequence ATGGCAACGGACAACACCGATCCGACGGCAGAGTTCCGGAAAAACCAGTCGTGGCTCTTCGATACGACCGCGGGGGCCTACCTCCGGAAGACGGTTGTCGGTCTGGTCTCGATCATCGCCTTCCTGTACATCCTCTTTCCGCTGTACTGGATGGCCGTCACGGCGTTCAAGACGACCAGAGAGATCCAGCAGACGCCGCCGACGCTGTTCCCCGAGTCCCCTTCGTTCGAGGGGTTCCGTCAGGTCATCGAATCGTCGCTGCAGACGGGCGGCTACGCCGGCGTCGTCGAGAGCATTTTCGGGATCACCGTCTCGTCCGCGATCAACCTCGACGTCTTGGGGATCGTCTTCAACAGCCTGAAAGTCTCGATCGGCGCGGGGCTGATCGCCGTCGTTCTGGGAACGATCGCGTCCTACGTCCTCTCTCGACGCGACTTCCGCGGGAAGAACGCGTTGATGAGCATCCTCCTGGCGTCGCTGATGTTCCCCGGGACCGCGATCATGGTCCCCGAGTGGGAACTGATCAATACCCTCAATCTCTATAACACCCACACCTCGCTGATCTTCATCTACGGGGCGATGACGGCGCCGTTCGTCGTCTGGCTCATGAAGGGATTCTTCGACGAGTTCCCGGATTCGATCATCGAGGCCTCTCGCATCGACCAGTGTTCGTCCGTCGAGACGTTCTGGTACGTCATCGTCCCTATGGCGCGTAACTCCCTCATCGCGTCGTTCATCTTCGCCTTCCTGCTGGCGTGGAACGAACTGGTGTTCGCGCTGACGCTGCTAGATAACCAGAACTACACCGTTCCGCCGGGCCTGCTCACCTTCGTGCAGGGGTTCAACACGCAGTGGAACGTGGTCGCCGCGGCGTCGATCATCGTCTCTATCCCGGTATTGCTCGGACTGGCCTACATCCAGCGGTACTTCGTGCAGGGGCTGACCGGCGGCGCGATCAAAGGGTAA
- a CDS encoding zinc-dependent alcohol dehydrogenase codes for MKAIVQTGPRSVETQERERPEPKSNEVLVKVRTAGLCGSDAHAYKYDGGYEWIPIPRIMGHEYAGEVVAIGDDVETFSEGDKIVEEPIHDCGHCFQCKNGQSNVCQNFSITGMHRDGAYAEYVTVEPHHLHAVPENVPFRHAAITEPTSIATRAVLDQSVTSPGDNVLVEGPGPIGVLVAAVADSLGANVVVSGLERDARYRLPLLEELGIDTINVQSEDLEARTESVTGGTGFDVVFDSTGHHTGIGTAVEYVRKGGQVVVVGIPNDTSEVTLTSVVRGEIELNTSYGSTWTNFEQALRLMERGEIAVDRILDTSFSANEPASAFEAFLDSETCKPVFQFAE; via the coding sequence ATGAAAGCAATTGTTCAGACGGGCCCCCGCTCCGTCGAGACACAGGAACGAGAGCGACCCGAACCGAAGTCGAACGAAGTGCTCGTCAAGGTCCGTACGGCCGGTCTGTGTGGGAGCGATGCCCACGCGTACAAGTACGACGGCGGCTACGAGTGGATTCCGATTCCCCGGATCATGGGACACGAGTACGCCGGCGAGGTCGTCGCGATCGGCGACGACGTCGAGACGTTCTCCGAGGGCGACAAGATCGTCGAGGAGCCGATCCACGACTGTGGACACTGTTTCCAGTGCAAGAACGGCCAATCCAACGTCTGCCAGAACTTCTCGATCACCGGCATGCATCGCGACGGCGCCTACGCGGAGTACGTCACCGTCGAACCGCACCACCTCCACGCCGTCCCGGAGAACGTTCCGTTTCGACACGCCGCGATCACCGAACCGACGAGCATCGCCACCCGCGCCGTCCTCGACCAATCGGTAACGTCACCGGGCGACAACGTCCTCGTCGAGGGGCCGGGCCCGATCGGCGTTCTCGTCGCGGCCGTCGCGGACTCGCTGGGGGCGAACGTCGTCGTCTCCGGTCTCGAGCGAGACGCGCGCTATCGGCTCCCGTTGCTCGAGGAACTCGGCATCGACACGATCAACGTTCAGAGCGAAGACCTCGAGGCGCGCACCGAATCCGTCACCGGCGGGACCGGGTTCGACGTCGTGTTCGACTCGACCGGGCACCACACCGGCATCGGGACCGCCGTCGAGTACGTCCGCAAGGGCGGCCAGGTGGTCGTCGTCGGAATTCCGAACGACACCAGCGAGGTCACGCTCACGTCGGTCGTCCGCGGGGAGATCGAGCTCAACACCTCCTACGGGTCGACGTGGACCAACTTCGAGCAGGCGCTCCGGCTCATGGAGCGCGGCGAGATCGCCGTCGATCGGATCCTCGATACGTCGTTCAGTGCGAATGAGCCGGCGTCCGCGTTCGAGGCGTTTCTCGACTCCGAGACCTGTAAACCGGTGTTCCAGTTCGCGGAGTGA